Proteins encoded within one genomic window of Triticum aestivum cultivar Chinese Spring chromosome 2D, IWGSC CS RefSeq v2.1, whole genome shotgun sequence:
- the LOC123054326 gene encoding vacuolar-sorting receptor 7 — protein MAMALHGHGRRGRLAAALWLVVVATASVASARFVVEKNSIKVLSPHSLRGRHEAAIANYGVPDYGGTLTGVVLYPADAGQANGCKPFGATAFKSRSSRPVVLLVDRGGCYFALKTWHAQQAGAAAVLVADSVDEPLLTMDTPEEETPDMAFLANITAPSALVSKPFGDALRAAASSSGGAEVVVRLDWRESMPNPDARVEYELWTNSNDECGPRCDEQAAFVAAFRGHAQLLEKAGDALFTPHYITWFCPDEYRGTRQCASQCINRGRYCAPDPEGDLGAGYRGRDVVLENLRQLCVHRVANARNASWAWWDFVADYRVRCSMREKKYSRGCAEEVVASLGLPAEMIEKCMGDPDADADNDVLRTEQVVQVGQGNRGDVTILPTLVINNVQYRGKLESTAVLKAICAGFKETTEPRVCMTQDMETDECMHNNGGCWRDDKTNITACRDTYRGRVCECPAVDGVQYEGNGYKECKPVGPGRCAANNGGCWKETRHGKTFSACKGSGSLSGCECPPGFKGDGITCEDVDECSEKLACTCPGCSCRNNWGGYHCSCGGGGNQVYIQAEDTCVGKSAAAMGWLVAVLVLSCLAGAGLAGFAFYKYRLRRYMDSEVAAIMSQYMPLEGQSTSGEHRPLREEAVEAA, from the exons ATGGCGATGGCGCTCCACGGGCACGGGAGGAGGGGCAGGCTCGCGGCCGCGCTGTGGCTCGTCGTCGTGGCCACGGCGAGCGTGGCGTCGGCGCGGTTCGTGGTGGAGAAGAACAGCATCAAGGTGCTGTCGCCGCACTCGCTCCGGGGCCGCCACGAGGCCGCGATCGCCAACTACGGCGTCCCGGACTACGGCGGCACGCTGACCGGCGTGGTGCTGTACCCGGCGGACGCGGGGCAGGCCAACGGGTGCAAGCCGTTCGGGGCGACGGCGTTCAAGTCGCGGTCCAGCCGGCCCGTGGTGCTCCTGGTGGACCGCGGCGGCTGCTACTTCGCGCTCAAGACGTGGCACGCGCAgcaggcgggcgcggcggcggtgctGGTCGCCGACAGCGTGGACGAGCCGCTGCTGACCATGGACACCCCGGAGGAGGAGACCCCCGACATGGCCTTCCTGGCCAACATCACCGCCCCCTCCGCGCTCGTCTCCAAGCCCTTCGGCGACGCGCTCCGCGCCGCGGCGTCCAGCTCCGGCGGCGCCGAGGTGGTGGTCCGTCTCGACTGGCGCGAGTCGATGCCGAACCCGGACGCGCGGGTGGAGTACGAGCTGTGGACCAACAGCAACGACGAGTGCGGGCCGCGGTGCGACGAGCAGGCGGCGTTCGTGGCGGCGTTCCGGGGCCACGCGCAGCTGCTGGAGAAGGCCGGCGACGCGCTCTTCACGCCGCACTACATCACCTGGTTCTGCCCCGACGAGTACCGCGGCACGCGGCAGTGCGCGTCGCAGTGCATCAACCGCGGCCGCTACTGCGCGCCGGACCCGGAGGGGGACCTCGGCGCCGGCTACCGGGgccgcgacgtggtgctggagaacCTCCGGCAGCTGTGCGTGCACCGGGTGGCCAACGCCCGCAACGCGTCGTGGGCGTGGTGGGACTTCGTGGCCGACTACCGCGTGCGGTGCTCCATGCGGGAGAAGAAGTACTCCCGCGGGTGCGCCGAGGAGGTGGTGGCGTCGCTCGGCCTGCCGGCGGAGATGATTGAGAAGTGCATGGGcgaccccgacgccgacgccgacaacGACGTGCTCCGGACGGAGCAGGTCGTGCAGGTCGGGCAGGGGAATCGAGGGGACGTCACCATCCTGCCCACGCTGGTCATCAACAACGTGCAGTACAGGG ggaagctGGAGAGCACGGCCGTCCTCAAGGCGATCTGCGCCGGTTTCAAGGAGACCACGGAGCCCCGTGTCTGCATGACACAAG ACATGGAGACGGACGAGTGCATGCACAACAACGGCGGCTGCTGGCGCGACGACAAGACCAACATCACCGCGTGCAGG GACACGTACAGGGGGAGGGTGTGCGAGTGTCCGGCGGTGGACGGCGTGCAGTACGAGGGAAACGGGTACAAGGAGTGCAAGCCCGTCGGGCCGGGGCGGTGCGCCGCCAACAACGGCGGGTGCTGGAAGGAGACGAGGCACGGCAAGACCTTCTCCGCCTGCAAGGGCTCGGGGTCGCTCAGCGGGTGCGAGTGCCCGCCGGGGTTCAAGGGAGACGGCATCACCTGCGAAG ACGTGGACGAGTGCAGCGAGAAGCTGGCGTGCACCTGCCCGGGCTGCTCCTGCCGGAACAACTGGGGCGGGTACCActgcagctgcggcggcggcggcaaccagGTGTACATCCAGGCCGAGGACACCTGCGTggggaagagcgcggcggcgatggGGTGGCTGGTGGCGGTGCTGGTGCTGTCGTGCCTCGCAGGCGCCGGGCTCGCCGGGTTCGCCTTCTACAAGTACAGGCTCAGG CGGTACATGGA